In Amphiprion ocellaris isolate individual 3 ecotype Okinawa chromosome 5, ASM2253959v1, whole genome shotgun sequence, the genomic stretch TGGTGAACAATGTTAATCAGTGTttcaaagcccaagatgacattctaaaatgtcttgttttgatcacaacccaaagatatttagtttaccGTCACAGAGGACAGAAACCATGAAATATTCACAATTTAGAAGGTGGAATAACAgcgtttagattttttttttaattccttaaAATGATAAACCAGTTCTCAAAATAGTTGGCAGTTATTAGTTCACAACTAATCAAACAATTGTTGAAGCTCCAAAGCTCAGTGAACAATGTGATTCTCTCTGAATGTCcatgcaaaatattttacagtaacATTTTACATGACCAACATCAAAAGATTATTTTGATCCTGAGTCTTCACATGTCAAactgaaatctgtcaaaagtcCAGGTGGCAAAATAATTCAATACACTTGACAAACACAAGGGCAGGACAACACATCTCTGTGGCGACGACAGGTCGTGACCCCAAGTCTGTACTTGGTGAGAACCTGAAGTTTGCCAATAAACTCTGAGAGATGCGGCTCGGGATCCAAAATCTCTAAGTCTTCCAGGTCCTGCAGTTGGTGAAGGTGTAAGAAATCTTTCTCTGGCACATGTTTATGACGAAGTTTGAGACTTTTGAGCTTCCTAAACAGTTTTGGGATTTCAGCAGTGTGGTGTCCCAGATGTGAGGGCCAGGGGTCTatgtggaggtggaggagattTGGGAGCTGCACTGCAACAGCTGCCATGTCCTCTGACGATAGTCCTGCAACACACAGCGTGAGACTGGTCACGGTGGCTGGAATGGAGGTGACATACATGTTAACAGGCGGGCCGTGGACAACGACCAGGGTTGACAGCTGAGGGAGGTCATGCAGCCATGTTTTCAGGTGACACACAGGTGATGGCCATATTTCCTGCTTGTAGAAAACAGCAAGACGGTTCAAACCAGACATACACCTCATCGCATCATCTGGCATGGCATGATCCGTGCAGTCAATGAGCTCCAAACTGGATAAGGTTGAAGCTTGTTCTTGTGCTCCTCCTAATGGATAGGAGTTCAATCTGTGTAAGGCACAAAATATATGCACAACAGACAAGGAGAGATGCTTCAGTTTGGGCAGGCAGCCACGTATGGAATGAATGATCGGAACTGCTTCTCCAAAGATTCCCATCTGATGACAAACCAGAGATGTCAGATTTGTAAACTGAGAGATCACAGAAATGAAGCTGCCCAGTGATGTGGTGGGAAATGTAACACTGCACATGTTGAGGTGAGTTAGCTGCTGGGGTTGAGACATGGTGGAAGCATCTAACAAAAGAGCAGTGCGGCTGTTTCTTATCACGAGACGCTTCACATTTGGAAAGTCCTTCAAGCAGTTGAGGGTCTCCTGGGAGCTTTGATCGATCACCACTGTGGTGAGAGCAGGAAGGCATAAGGCGAGCTGCCTCAAGTCCTTCGCTTTGCTGCTTCTCACCACAACACTGGAGAGTTTTCTGCGACGAAGAGTGGCCCAGAATTGACTGTTGTACGAGCCTTTTTTAAAACCCAGAACTATTGTCCAGTCTTTCCAAAGAGACGCGTGGTCAACAAGTCTCTTGAAATACTTGCAGGATGCTCGGACGTTGAACTTGTCTGCCACTGACAGGTAGCCAAAAATGTGATTCCAAACTTCAGACGGAAGCTGTAGATGCAGCTGTGCCATTTTTCTGCTCTGCTAATAGATTTGTTTGCCAGTTTGATAACACAAGCATCAGTTTTAACGTTACAGGAAGTCAGAAATATCACCCTTTACACCACGCTAGTTCCCTGAAGTTAACACGGAAATGGCAGATATGATTGACACAGAAACCATCCAATAGCAGTGAAGCTTACGCCCTTTGGCCCACTGTGAttggttatttttttggtaTAAATCCTAACGATGCCCTTTCGCTTCCTCTTTCTTTCACGCGACCCTAACGCGAggtaaggtttttttttactcagaTGTTTCATGAACGTTAACTGTTAATTATTGGAATTATATTGTATAGGATTTGTGGACGCACTAGATAAACACATATACTGTTTACTGATATGTATTTTAGGTCACGTAAAGGTACCGTAAAGCGGTTTAACCAAGTGTGGCCTGTTAAAATAGCTAGCTGGCTAGCTGCTAGCTTGTTACTAGccggctaacgttagctggcGGCCACATGTAAAGAGGTGAATTGgacttgtatgttttatttttaaagtatgtttaccaattatttttattttcttgctttaGATACTACCTTGTCTTTAAACCAGCTCCTAAGCGATCCTTGGAAGCACTGCAAAGATGCCCAGGGAAGACAGGGCCACGTGGAAGTCCAACTATTTTATGAAAATCATCGTAAGTGTGATTGGCACGTATGCGTCTGTGTTCACTCACGATTGCCCATGTGTAGTATGCATGTAGAAATATCTAGCGGCACAAGCTCAATAGTGTATTGCTAAATGAACATAATGTTATTATGTACAAAATGATAATGTGTTATCTGTTTAAGACTTGTTTAATTGGGctatttttgtaaactttaattTGAAGATTGATGcatctcattttttctttgcaaatgttATACTGTAGACTCTCCTCTGTTGAAATTAGGCTGACATACAGTGGTGTGTTTGCAGCAACTCCTGGATGACTATCCAAAATGCTTCATTGTGGGTGCAGACAATGTGGGCTCCAAGCAGATGCAGACCATCCGTCTGTCTCTGCGTGGAAAGGCTGTGGTGCTGATGGGCAAAAACACCATGATGCGCAAAGCCATCCGTGGCCACCTGGAGAACAATCCTGCCCTGGAGAAGTGAGTTTACAATTCTTCTGCTTCTGCTACTTTGAACCACCAGCTTTATGTTAACTAAGCAGAATTTAGTTAACAATTTGTGACAgtctgcttttgtttatttttgcctttattaggTTTAGATGAGTGGCATTAATGCCTTTGACCACTCATTTACTGCACGTCTGACAAATCCCCCCACTAAGGTGATGGATGCTCCATTTTACTGGGCTCATTACCAGATTTGGCCTATGGCATTACTAATTTTTCCATGATGTCAAATGCTCATTGCAATACATTTcatcaaatattagaaatgaGGCATCTCAAGTAATTGCGTTCAGGCAGTTTGTGATAATTGTGAGGGACCTGTAGTTGTGTAGCAGGATAGTTACAGTGCAGCTTGTGTGGTGCTGTATTGTCGTTCCCCCTGCTAACAGTAACATGTTTCCAGCTATCCCTGTCTGTCTACTTCCCCCGACAACCAGGGACGCAAGGTTTCAGACACTTGGCAACTGCTCCACATTTGTAGAATTGATAACCTGCTCGCATATTTAACACAGTCGTGTGATTTTTACAGGCTCCTGCCTCACATTAAGGGAAATGTGGGCTTTGTCTTCACCAAGGAGGATCTGACTGAGGTCAGGGACATGCTGTTGGCCAACAAGGTAAGAGTTTAAACAAGAAACTGGACTAAAGAGTCTAGAAAAGAAACGACCACATGGTGAGGGTCATGTGATTGTAGACTACACCCAACTCATACTCTGAAATCGCCACATATTTGAGCTTGCAAATCTCAAAATAGAATAACTTTCATGAGGGTAGATGTTTTACAAAACTGTATTGACTAGAGTAGCCAAGTTTACTTTTACAACCCGTGAAGCACTTAAAGTACAAACTTCAattgtattttcacaaatacaCCAGTGCTCTACACTtcgaaacaaataaaaaaaacttttagatGTAGAAATTAATGGTAGCTGGTGTCTGCATTCAATAGTCAGTGCTAGtagatggttttaatgttataaTCAAAGTAGAAAAAAAGTGATTGCAGTACCACCTTTATTGTCAATATGCAGGATTAGTTACAATACAGCTTGTGTAGTACTGTATTGTCGTTCCCCCTGCAAACAGTAAACTGTTTCCTCGCTATCCCTGTCTGTCAGCATCTCTTGACTGCCAGGGACGTAAGGTTTCAGACATTCACAAACTAAAATCTAAACATTGACAAATGTTGGCCATGTTCAAACCTGCCCTTTAAGATTTTGCTCTAGAAAAGTACTGAAAGTTCTACTGTAAAATACCACAGGTACCTGCAGCTGCCCGTGCTGGAGCCATTGCTCCTTGTGATGTGACTGTGCCAGCCCAGAACACTGGTCTGGGTCCTGAGAAGACCTCTTTCTTCCAGGCTCTGGGTATCACCACCAAAATCTCCAGAGGAACCATTGAAATCTTGGTGAGTTAAACTGTACTTATGTAAGAATATGTGCTTGATTGACAGAAGCATTTGTTTCATGTTAGATTATTTCCAACTCCACATGGGCACTTTAACTTTTTGAAGTTCTAAGCTTTGTACCAAACTGAATGTACACCAGATTGTTTGCAGATGGTAACCAACCTTTCTTTCTCCCCAGAGTGATGTCGGTCTGATCAAGACTGGCGACAAGGTTGGTGCCAGCGAGGCCACGCTGCTCAACATGTTGAACATCTCACCTTTCTCCTACGGACTTATCATCCAACAAGTGTATGATAACGGCAGTGTTTACAGTCCTGAGGTGCTCGACATCACAGAGGCTTCTCTGCATGTCAGGTTCTTGGAGGTGAGATTCAGTGATCTACAAAAACATTCCCACAGCTAAATTCATTATGATCACTTGATTTTGGTTGCATCTACAAATTGTCAGTTCACCAAACTTGTGAATTCCCTAGGGTGTGAGGAACATCGCTAGTGTCTGTCTGGAGATTGGCTACCCCACTTTGGCCTCTGTCCCCCACTCCATCATCAATGGATATAAGAGAGTCCTGGCTGTCGCTGTGGAGACAGACTACTCCTTCCCTCTGGCAGACAAAGTATGATTTCTTTACACATCATTATATAATAAATTATGCCCAAAGCTAACTTGCAGGATTGGTTTTGGTGTAGCTTGTGTAGCGCTGCATTGTCAATCACCTATAAAGATGTTTCATTATCAGTATGTCTTGGTTTCTGATCAGTCAGGGACACTTGGTTGCAAACAGCCCTTGAAAAATTCCAAATGGTTATCTGTAATACCCAACTCAGACTTTAATCTGAGTTTTGTGTTCTTAGGAAACTACTTGGTATAGATGGAAAACTAATCTTGCACCCTTTTTATCCCCGCAGGTCAAAGCCTACCTGGCTGATCCATCTGCTTTTGCTGCTGTCGCAGCACCTGCAGCAGCCGCTGAGACCGCTGCAGCTCCAGCTGCTGCCAAGGAGGAGGCGAAGGAAGAGTCTGAGGAATCAGATGACGACATGGGCTTCGGTCTGTTCGACTAATAAAATACAGCGAGCAGAACCAGATTTGAGTCAAATGACATCATGATTCAATAAAAACATCCTAAAATCCACATTCCTTGTCAAGTTGTGTATTTTGGCATGTCACAGGAAAAGCAGTTGTGTAAATGACTGCACTCCCTTCAGGAGGTTCTGCTGTTCACACTGGTTAATTTAAGAAACTGGAGGTTATGAAAGGCACTAGATATTGCAGTATAATATatatgtgaatatgtgtgtttaATAGTAATGAGAACATTTAGCGATTTAGACCTTAGAATTAGTCTGTACTGGAGATGAACCTTTATGTAACATCAGACGTTTTTCTTCAGGAAGCCCGTCAAACCAGTTGAACACTTCCTGTTTGGGTGTGtcctttttcaaaataaattacagaacAGTGTTGGCATTTGGCCAATTTCATGACCCGTCTATATTTGCAAATGATTATAATGCATAGAGCACTTGCATCACAAAATATGGTATTTGTAGATGTTTCAGCAATTTGTTACTTGTGCTAAACTATAACAGCAAAGCCTATCTTAATATCGATATGCAGCAGATGATGActctttaaattagtttttcttaTTGAGGCCATTCCATGTAAGAATAAATCAATCTAGAAACAGTTTACACCTGGCCCCCAGAGTCACcgtatttttttgttcagtaaCTTTTAGTATATAAAATGAAGACctgcaaaaatgtttacattaatatttacattactTGAagtacattttcatattttttctagCATTTTTCAGCCCACATAATTCCATAGTTACAGGAGATAGAcattcagtttaaaaataaaaatcattttaacttcTATTTCAGATGTCACAGTTTCATCTTTGAGCATCAGTAGCATGGGAGCTATCATAGTTTCAATAGCAAAGCTGCACCAGGTTAATGTCTATGACAGAGTAATAGAAACAAGCACTGGCGCCCTggatgtattaaaaaaaaactttagtgTAAATTTCCAACAGGCGTATCACCATGTGGGACAGGTGATTGGTCAAAAAGTGCACATTTTGTACCTACATTTTGTCACCAGGCTCCTCTTTCATCCATAATTTCTTGTGTTAAAATGATTTTCTAATATAGGTATATTTTGACATTTGCAAATTTTGAATCTTGAGATTCTGTTTAATCAAGGAATTAAAATCATGCCAACCCTGGGTGAACAAGCAGTGTGCATGCATATCCATGTGTACAGCATGTGCAAATATACCTTATGATGATGTCATGCtagttttaaagtaaaatgtgaCATGGCTACTTATATATACTAAAATTAAAAGATTTTTCATGGAATGACCCACAGCATGCAAAGGAACACCAATTTTGGTAGACATTGTGTTAAAAATCATTAGAGCTCTTGTGTTCTGTATCAGTTTGGAAGTATCaccttaaatttaaatatttattaattggAAGTACTGCCAGTACTTTTTGTCTAGTTGAGTTAATTACATTGAATAGTTATAcagaactttttttaaatttcaaaatctgtccaTTGTCCACTAAAAACTCGAATTCAGAGAGGACATTTAGATAACTCtcaaaaataagcaaagatataaataaatttcGCACTGAGCTGCTAAATATGACCTGATGTAGATAtcggcttttattttgaaagcagtGGGCCTGGTGCAGCAGCGGCAGATGCGCAGCAGCTTCAGGAGGCACGTCCGCTATGGCTGAGGTaagtttttaagtttatttcGCTTTTTCAAGATTGACATGTATGTAGATATGTAAATAATTAACTAATTTCACCCGTTTATGGTTTCTTGTTGCTGTGGGCGATAATAAAGGGTAACATTACCATACTTTACAGCGGCGTTGATGGCTCAGCAAACGTAAGCTAGCGTGTtattagctaacgttagctcatAACAGAAGAGGATTGTAGGGTGGAgtaatattttactaatttcccATAGAGTCAATATTACATAGATGGCAGCTGTCATCAGATTAGGTTGGTACAAGGAAACATAATTCATGTTGTGGTGACTATTAGCTTTATAGTAGCCTGAGTATGAATAAGTTATATCTGGCTAACGTTATATTAGCGTCTTCATTTCCCTCAGAGTTCAAATGTTAGCTAGCTTGATAATAAGTGCTGCTGTTGTAATTATTCCGACACATACTTTTTTAGCAAGCCAGTCGTGTAAATTTTGATTTCTTGTCCAGACCCACAGCTTACAGGACCTCCAGCAGCCAGCTGTCTCCTCCAAGGTGTTTGTCCAGAGAGACTACAGCTCAGGAACCATATGCAGGTTCCAGACCAAGTTCCCCTCAGAGCTGGAGTCAAGGGTGTGTACTGAGTTAACTCTGATGATATATTTGTTTTCTCCGTACTCCGAGATTATGGATATGAACTGTTGTTGTGGTTTCAGCTCGATAAGCAGCAGTTTGAGGAGACGATCCAGACTCTGAACAACCTGTATGCAGAGGCAGAGAAACTGGGAGGGAAGTCATACCTGGAGGGTTGTTTGGCTTGTCTAACAGCTTACACCATCTTCCTCTGTATGGAGACGCACTATGAGAAGGTAACATTGCTTCTGTGTTATGCTGTGTATGGCGTCAGTTGTCATTTTCACCAGGGCTGAACAGTtaatttcaaattgaaatatCGTTTTCAAATAATCCTACAGCCTGTCTGACCGgggtttaaactgttgtgtcaaTAGTTTTACCAAATCATGACATCCTCTTTCTCTATAAGTTAGATGTTATCTCGTGTTAACGCTCCAACACGTGCTTTAAATTTAATACACAATGATTATTCAGCTTCAAGTGAACTTTTAAAAAGCTTTATATTGCAACTAGATATTTTCCACAGTTCAATCAACATTAAGTTTGACCCCTTATTTATGGGCTCACCTTCGCATCAGCAATAGCTTACAGTtgaattctgctctctttttttctgtgtacagGTGTTAAAGAAGATTGCCAGATACATTAAAGACCAGAATGAGAAGATATATGCTCCCAGGGGCTTGCTGCTGACCGACCCCATTGAGAGAGGCCTCCGAGTTGTATCCTTAACCtggcaaaagtcagaaaatcagAATGACTGCTGGGGCTAACTGACAGATGTCTACAGAATATGCAACAGTTGTTGCACAAGACTTAACcatgtattttctctttttgtagGTATTTTTGGTCTTTGTTATGACCTGTCCCCTGATCAACCTAATAAGATATGGAAGTTCACTTCTGGGAAGGAATATTTTGGAACTTAGATCAAATAAGCCATATCTATAAATTTTTCTGCCTGACCCACCCAAAAATATTTGTGCCTACAGGTTTGGTCAGGATAATTTCTTGTCAATTTGGTAGACACCTAAGCTAACATGATTCTAAACTGGCAAGTGTTCACTCAGCTTTAGACAGTCCTTTGTGATTTGAACAAATAGACACAGCGAGGATtatctatattaattaaagcaGCATTGTTATAACACAATGTGGGTATATAAGAAAATATGCATGTGGCATTCTGTACTTTCCttaattagctttttttccAGGTTGAAGTGACTATCTTTGAAGACAGAAGTATTGGCTCTGGAAGATAAAATAATCTCGGGTATGTTGTCTTTTAGCTGCATTGTTAATAATGTGTAAGCACTTGTAATTctataatttcataatgactgCAAACACTTAGGTTTTGTCTGGACTTAAAATGAACCGAAGCAACACTGaaacttaatttgtttttaccttTGTTTATTTGTCCAACAGAATTttgcttcttctcttcttttactGTGCAGGCTGATGACTCTCACCAGATATTCCTCATCTATCTGACAGCACATATTCAGACTTCTGCTCCACCTGAATTATGTATATAATTttattcttccttttctctgttatttataAGTACTCAAATGTCTGGCTATCCTAATatgtttgtaaatgtgtttttcatgtctttttataTACGCGGCGATGTATAAATCAGGACCTAGTTGATCAAGACCAGTCTTTACGATTAGTGCCATTGTGTCAAATGCCACTTTTTGACCACGGTAATTGTGAGTGATTTGACGTGTGTATCGTAAAACAAATGATGTAAGGTCAAATACTGTGTAGTCGTCAAGAATTTAGATAGAAACTGGTTGGGTCGAAGATGTTGGCACAGTGTGTAAACAGTATGGGTAGTTCTCAACAGTATTACCATGATGGTTGTGGCCTTTGTTGaggcaaatgtttttttctctgtgcatgaatttgaccttttttttttaatggggaATCATATCTTGTTGGAGATTTTTGTGACTTCTAAGATGAAGCATGTTTACTGTTAATAAGTGCATCACTAAATAACAACACCTAGTACTATTTGAGAAATGTCCCTCTCCTCTGTGACATACAACAGGTGCACTAAATCTCCCGATTCATGCTTAACAGTCCTGCTACAGGTTTCTCAAAAGGTTTACTATCCATGTTACAAATGTCATCCCTGTTTTCA encodes the following:
- the golga7 gene encoding golgin subfamily A member 7 — translated: MAETHSLQDLQQPAVSSKVFVQRDYSSGTICRFQTKFPSELESRLDKQQFEETIQTLNNLYAEAEKLGGKSYLEGCLACLTAYTIFLCMETHYEKVLKKIARYIKDQNEKIYAPRGLLLTDPIERGLRVVEVTIFEDRSIGSGR
- the rplp0 gene encoding 60S acidic ribosomal protein P0, with the protein product MPREDRATWKSNYFMKIIQLLDDYPKCFIVGADNVGSKQMQTIRLSLRGKAVVLMGKNTMMRKAIRGHLENNPALEKLLPHIKGNVGFVFTKEDLTEVRDMLLANKVPAAARAGAIAPCDVTVPAQNTGLGPEKTSFFQALGITTKISRGTIEILSDVGLIKTGDKVGASEATLLNMLNISPFSYGLIIQQVYDNGSVYSPEVLDITEASLHVRFLEGVRNIASVCLEIGYPTLASVPHSIINGYKRVLAVAVETDYSFPLADKVKAYLADPSAFAAVAAPAAAAETAAAPAAAKEEAKEESEESDDDMGFGLFD